The nucleotide sequence ATTTTAGGATCATCTAACTCCCGTGCAACTGCCCATATAAACCCTGCTAATTCTCTTGCCACTGCAGTAATTGCCTTACCACTTTCTTTCCCTCTGGATAAGAGTCGGTAGTACTTTTTATTTAATCGATGTTGAGCTTTCCATGATATAGCTTGTACACTAGCACTTTGTCCTGCTTGTCTTTTTTTCAATTCACCCTTCACAGCTGGTTGATACCGATAGCTCCAAGCCGATTCCACGAGTAAACGGCGAACATGCCTATTTCCCATTTTTGTTATATCACCCTGGCGTCTACTTTCACCACTTGATTGTTCACTTGGAGTAAGCCCAACGTAAGCCATAAAGTGTTTAGCGGATACAAATCTTTGAAAGGATCCAATTTCTGCAACTAAACTAGTAGCTGTAATTACAGCTACTCCCCTTAATGCCTGGAGCGCTTGTATCATTGGGGCATGCACACCTTCGGTTGCTTGGAATTTTATTTCTTCTTCATATCTCTTTATTCTTTCTTCCAACTCTTTTAATTGATGATAATATTCCTGAAAGACAATCTGTGTGGAAGACCGATCAAACTTGAGGGAATGAAGCCATTCCCGATATCTATAGGTCCACTTTCTTATTCCTTTGGGAGGATGAATGTTGTACCGTAACAAGAACTTGGTCAACCTATGTTTTGCCCTTAGTTCGTCTTCCTTTGCATCTTCCCTAGCTCGGACTAAATCTCGAAGTGCTTCATCCTCTTCAGTTGGTACATAAATAGAGGTTAATTCACCAGCTCGGAAGAGTTGCGCAAGCCTCATCGAATCTCTTCTGTCTGTTTTAACTCTCTCACCCGGTCTTTTTGGAATTAAAGATGGCGCAATGACATCACATTCAATTCCAAGAGTAAGAAAGAATCTATATAGTTTGTAGCCTGTTGGTCCAGCTTCATAACATACTCGAAGAGATTGTGGATCTCCTATTTTCTTTACAACCTTTTTGATGTTTTCGTAGTTATGAGGAATTTCTCCCCAATATCTTGGTTTCTCTCGACCTTCCTCAGCAATAGAAATTGAAATTCTTTCCTTGTGGACGTCTAATCCAACGTATTTTATGGTATCCTTCATAGTACTAGCTCCTTTTCGTATTATAGCTCTGATTTGGTTTGATTTTACTTAGTAGACATTCTAGCCAAATTAACCTACGTTATTACGAATAAGGAGCTAGTTTCGTTCATGATAACTCAGAAGAAACCCACTTCCTGCGGGGCTTTCACCTCGTGCTGTTCTCGTAGGAGTCTCCGTATTCTACCTACGCTAAGTTACTACTTTCTAATTTGGTAAACTTTGTAGCCGGAAGCAGCTAATTAATTCTCAAATAATTGGAAACCCTATTCAAAAATTATAATTCTGATAACTATGAAAAGCTATCTTAATAAGATTTCACTTACTTATAATATTATTAAAAGTTACTTTATACTTCGGAACTTAATTTGTCAGCTACTTATGGCATGTTGATTGGAGTGGAGGGTAATCGACTCCTGCGGGAACAGCACGAGTTGAAGACCCCGAAAGATGCACCTGCGTCTTCTAGTAACGCTTAGAAGTAAGCTTCCTCGGTGCAAGGCAGCAAGGATGATTATTCTATGTAGTAGCCTGGCTGAGGCCGTGCCCGCGGAAAGCGATTACCCGCAACGGAAATCAGCATCGTACACACACCCGAGCAGTCACTAAACCGTTGGTTTTGTAGTACCTTTTAATATTTCTTTATGTCGAATTTCTATCAACTATGAAGGAAGATCCAATCATAAAAATTAACATTCTAAGCCTGTTATTCCTGTAATCATTTCGCCTTTTGAGTGATGTTATAGTTCTGTCCCAGCCCCATTTCTTGGATTTTTCATAGAATCAATCAATTTGTGGGAAAGTAAGGCGACACGAAATGAAGGAGGAACAAGTAGACATGGAGAATGTCTTTAAGGATGCAATTATTCCTTTAGCAAGCCTAATGAATGGACAACGCCAGGATATTTCAGAACATGTATATGGATTACAAGTACAAATCGTCAACGTGTATTTTGTGCGAAATAGAAATACCGACGATTGGGTTCTAATCGATGCTGGAATGCCCAGATCTGACCGTGCCATTATTAAACATGCTGCGGAAATTTTTGGACCGAACCATAGTCCTAAAGCTATTATTTTAACGCATGGCCATTTTGACCACGTTGGATCAATTACGGATCTTATTACGTACTGGGATGTACCTGTCTATGCTCATGAACAAGAATTGGACTACTTGACTGGAAAAGCATCTTACCCAAAAGGGGATGCTGAGGTAGAAGGCGGATTAGTCTCTAGTTTATCACCGTTATTCCCGAATCACGGGATAAATTTAGACAATCATGTCCACCCTTTACCCGATGATCATAGCGTCCCTTTTCTAGATGACTGGGAGTGGATAGCTACCCCAGGTCATACAGATGGACATATTTCGCTGTTTCGTGAACTCGATCGCACGATAATTGTAGGAGATGCCTTTTGCACGGTAAAACAGGAATCTCTATACAATGTGATTACACAAAAACATGAAATAAGTGGTCCACCCAAATACTTTACAACAGATTGGGAAAAAGCGGAGAAATCCGTGCAAAAGTTACGAGAACTTGAGCCACATTTCGCCTGTCCTGGTCACGGATTACCTATTCATGGCGAGAAGCTAACCGCTGATTTACAGCATCTTACTGCACATTTTGAAAAAATCGCGAAGCCTGAGCACGGAAAATTTGTGGACTAAAAAAAGCGCAGCATTCACGCTGCGCTTTCGCTATTAACATTCCTCCGGTGTACCTTCTCGTTCTTTCGCTTTGAAAGACGACCCACATCCACACGAAACGATGGCATTTGGATTATCAATCGTGAATCCGCCACCCATCATGTTTTGTTTAAAATCGATGGTTGTTCCTTCAATGATGGGAATATCCTGTTTCGTAATGATTACAGGTATTTCATTAATTTCTTCTATTTGTTCAAGCTCATCATTCACTTCATAGTCAAAGCCTAATGCATAGGATAGACCACTACAACCTCCGCCTTTTACACCAAAACGAAGGCGTACTGTTTCCGCATCTTCTTCCTTCATCATCTCATTAATTTGATGCTTCGCGCTATCTGTTATATTTAGAACCATTGAAAGTCCCCCTATCATGTTACTACTTCTTAGTATACCTAGCTTTTACTATCTCATCAACTTTTCTGATTCCATTGGAACCTACCTGTAGCAACTGTTTCTGCTTTACCTCTCATCCATACGTGGTCATCGTCGCCCCACGTGATGAACAAATCTCCTCCACTTAAATGGACACACACTTCTTTTCCTTTTTCCGAAAACCCATTTAACACAGAAGCAACACCAGCCGCACAAGCACCTGTTCCACACGCTTGTGTAATACCAGAGCCTCTTTCCCAAACACGGAAATGCACTTCTTTATCGGAAACAACTTGAACAAATTCTACATTAACTCCCTCTGGAAAACGCTCATCCTTTGTAATTGTAGGACCTAATGTCTGCAAAGGAGCTTTTTCTATATCTTCTACATAAAAAATGGCATGCGGATTTCCCATCGATACAGCCGTAACTTCTAATTCCTGTTCTGAAACAACAAATGGCTCTGCAATAATTTGCTCTACATCCGCACCGACCATCGGTATTTCTTTTCTTCGCAAATGAGGAATCCCCATATCTACAGTAACCTCTTCAACAACATTTCCGGATTCGTGAACATGAGCTGTCACGTTCCCTGATAACGTTTCAATTGTAAATGTGGTCTCAGAAACTAAATGATGCTCATATGCATACTTTGCAACACACCGAAGACCATTTCCGCAATTTTTTCCTTCTGACCCATCTTTATTAAAAATACGCATCGACACTTCCGCTTGTTCACTCGGCCCGATTAAAATTAATCCATCTGAACCGATTCCGGTATTCACATTAGAAATGTACCGAGCGATGGCAGGTAGTTGATCTTCTTTTAACGTAGTTTGGTATAAGTCTACATAAATATAGCTATTTCCTAAACCGTGCATCTTTGTAAATGGGATGTTCATTATAGTCATCATTCCTATTCTTCTTTTTGTATAGAAAACGCCACAGCACTACGTCCAGTCACGCAGTCACTATGGCGTATATATTAAAATAGGGGATTCTCCTCTAAATATTCATACACTTTTTCAACTAACTCTTCTGGACTGTCTGCCGTTACAGGTTCCCCATTTACAATAGCAAACAGACTCATCGAACAAATTCCACAAAAGCTTGTACAGCCATATTCGATTACATCTAAATCTGGATCTTTTTCCAGTTCTTCCATCGCCTTTTGAGATCCACTTGCTAAATTATTCACACAAAACTCAATAATCGGATTCATCATCGTTCACCTCTGATTGTTAAGATGAATCCCCCACTATCAAGATATCCTATCATCTTCTTCACAATAAAACAATGATTACGTTTAACCTATTATAATTCGCTTATACCAATATCCTCAAGCGCTCGATAAATCGTTTTGATTTGTGGAATTCCATCCGCAACAATTTTATTATTTACGAGAACAACTGGATAAAACAATTCATCCTCTTCGACCTGATCCCTTATACTTTTATGTAATTCCGTTTTTGGTGGATCAAAAATGTCCACATATTCATACTTTACATCTGCTTGTTCATATTTTCTTGAAATCGCAGCTTGTAGCCATTCATACGTATCAATAGAACTAGGAGCGTTCACACAACTGGCACATATCTGGTTCGCGCCATATACACTTACTAAAACAGATTTATTCGGATTCATTTATCTCTGCCCCCATTCGCCTTCGCTATTTTCTATTTTACAAAAAACTTAATAAAAGATAAAATAAAATCGTACAATATGTAAAAATAATCTTAATAAGAGTTCAAAGCGATTTTTACGGACTTTTTGAACATCCCCTCGAACTCTTTAAATAGCATTTTAGGCAATTACCCCTTATAATATAGACGTAGGAAAGGAGAAGATGGATGATGCAAGAACAAGTACAAGAAGTTTTAAATAAATTACGTCCATTCTTGCTACGAGATGGTGGCGACGTTGAATTAGTTGACGTAGAGGATGGAATTGTTCGTCTTCGTTTGATGGGCGCATGCGGAAATTGCCCAAGTTCAACCATTACTTTAAAAGCTGGAATTGAACGCGCGCTTATGGCCGAAGTTCCGGGTGTGACTGAAATAGAACAGGTATTTTAATAGGATGAAAAAGGACGCTTAAATCGTGAACGATTTAAGTGTTTTTTATTACCCTTTTTTCCTATGATATAATCAACCAAAATAGAGTAACGGACAGGTGATTAGGTTGCAGAAAAAATTTTATGGAATTATTGATATTGGGTCTAATACGATGAGATTAGTCATATATCTTCAAGAAAAAGCGGGACATTTACGGGAAGTGGAAAATGTAAAAGCCGTAGCCCGCTTGCGTAATCATCTCAACACAGATAATCAATTAACGGAACAAGGCTTTGAAATTTTAATCCGCACACTAAAAAGCTTTAAAGAAGTCGTCGGAACGTATTCATTAACCGAACTCGTCTGTGTCGCAACCGCTACAATTCGACAAGCAAATGACCAAGAAGCAATCCTACAATCCGTGCAGAAGGAAACAGGCTTTTCCATCCGTATTCTTTCTGAAAAGGAAGAGGCTTTTTACGGGTATTTAGCTGTGGTCAACTCTACTTCTTTGGAAGAAGGAATTACAGTTGATATTGGTGGTGGGAGTACCGAAGTCACTTATTTCAAAAATCGTCAGTTAGTAGAAGCTCACAGCTTTCCATTCGGAGCTCTTACTTTGCGT is from Radiobacillus kanasensis and encodes:
- a CDS encoding IS110 family RNA-guided transposase, with the translated sequence MKDTIKYVGLDVHKERISISIAEEGREKPRYWGEIPHNYENIKKVVKKIGDPQSLRVCYEAGPTGYKLYRFFLTLGIECDVIAPSLIPKRPGERVKTDRRDSMRLAQLFRAGELTSIYVPTEEDEALRDLVRAREDAKEDELRAKHRLTKFLLRYNIHPPKGIRKWTYRYREWLHSLKFDRSSTQIVFQEYYHQLKELEERIKRYEEEIKFQATEGVHAPMIQALQALRGVAVITATSLVAEIGSFQRFVSAKHFMAYVGLTPSEQSSGESRRQGDITKMGNRHVRRLLVESAWSYRYQPAVKGELKKRQAGQSASVQAISWKAQHRLNKKYYRLLSRGKESGKAITAVARELAGFIWAVARELDDPKMA
- a CDS encoding NifU family protein, with translation MQEQVQEVLNKLRPFLLRDGGDVELVDVEDGIVRLRLMGACGNCPSSTITLKAGIERALMAEVPGVTEIEQVF
- a CDS encoding YuzB family protein; the encoded protein is MMNPIIEFCVNNLASGSQKAMEELEKDPDLDVIEYGCTSFCGICSMSLFAIVNGEPVTADSPEELVEKVYEYLEENPLF
- a CDS encoding MBL fold metallo-hydrolase — protein: MENVFKDAIIPLASLMNGQRQDISEHVYGLQVQIVNVYFVRNRNTDDWVLIDAGMPRSDRAIIKHAAEIFGPNHSPKAIILTHGHFDHVGSITDLITYWDVPVYAHEQELDYLTGKASYPKGDAEVEGGLVSSLSPLFPNHGINLDNHVHPLPDDHSVPFLDDWEWIATPGHTDGHISLFRELDRTIIVGDAFCTVKQESLYNVITQKHEISGPPKYFTTDWEKAEKSVQKLRELEPHFACPGHGLPIHGEKLTADLQHLTAHFEKIAKPEHGKFVD
- the dapF gene encoding diaminopimelate epimerase, which gives rise to MMNIPFTKMHGLGNSYIYVDLYQTTLKEDQLPAIARYISNVNTGIGSDGLILIGPSEQAEVSMRIFNKDGSEGKNCGNGLRCVAKYAYEHHLVSETTFTIETLSGNVTAHVHESGNVVEEVTVDMGIPHLRRKEIPMVGADVEQIIAEPFVVSEQELEVTAVSMGNPHAIFYVEDIEKAPLQTLGPTITKDERFPEGVNVEFVQVVSDKEVHFRVWERGSGITQACGTGACAAGVASVLNGFSEKGKEVCVHLSGGDLFITWGDDDHVWMRGKAETVATGRFQWNQKS
- a CDS encoding HesB/IscA family protein, translating into MVLNITDSAKHQINEMMKEEDAETVRLRFGVKGGGCSGLSYALGFDYEVNDELEQIEEINEIPVIITKQDIPIIEGTTIDFKQNMMGGGFTIDNPNAIVSCGCGSSFKAKEREGTPEEC
- a CDS encoding YuzD family protein encodes the protein MNPNKSVLVSVYGANQICASCVNAPSSIDTYEWLQAAISRKYEQADVKYEYVDIFDPPKTELHKSIRDQVEEDELFYPVVLVNNKIVADGIPQIKTIYRALEDIGISEL